One region of Megalopta genalis isolate 19385.01 chromosome 15, iyMegGena1_principal, whole genome shotgun sequence genomic DNA includes:
- the LOC117219673 gene encoding uncharacterized protein LOC117219673 isoform X3, whose protein sequence is MYTVDDLINYSVEMNDSIRAFSSTFPYAEQAAYNSLITKTYEKRSGPNKDINVITATQIIVLLLFACGIIFALLMYCKTCSRSAQTRYMEQSRCSNGNNQTDSDSLYCCTINDSRERPPSYTESCNAPPLYGSPYNRASMLEPPPVYPDTPKLSDRGQSQGFLITYHMSKFYRNFCGALWTSRQESSVVSL, encoded by the exons ATGTACACTGTGGATGATCTGATCAATTACTCAG TAGAAATGAACGATTCGATACGTGCATTTTCAAGTACTTTTCCGTACGCTGAACAAGCTGCGTACAATTCGCTGATAACAAAGACCTATGAAAAGCGCAGCGGCCCCAACAAAG ATATTAATGTGATAACAGCGACGCAAATTATCGTTTTACTGCTGTTTGCATGTGGTATTATTTTTGCCCTACTAATGTATTGCAAAACGTGCAGCAG GTCGGCTCAAACGAGATACATGGAACAAAGTCGATGCAGTAACGGGAATAATCAAACAGACAGCGATTCTTTGTATTGCTGCACAATAAACGATTCCAGGGAGAGACCACCGTCATATACCGAGTCTTGCAACGCCCCACCCCTCTATGGGTCACCCTATAACAGA GCGTCTATGCTCGAACCACCACCAGTCTACCCGGACACTCCTAAATTATCAGATAGGGGGCAAAGCCAAGGCTTCCTAATTACTTATCACAT gAGCAAATTTTACCGCAATTTTTGCGGAGCTTTATGGACAAGTCGACAAGAATCATCTGTAGTTTCACTTTGA
- the LOC117219673 gene encoding uncharacterized protein LOC117219673 isoform X1 translates to MYTVDDLINYSVEMNDSIRAFSSTFPYAEQAAYNSLITKTYEKRSGPNKDINVITATQIIVLLLFACGIIFALLMYCKTCSSICRSAQTRYMEQSRCSNGNNQTDSDSLYCCTINDSRERPPSYTESCNAPPLYGSPYNRASMLEPPPVYPDTPKLSDRGQSQGFLITYHMSKFYRNFCGALWTSRQESSVVSL, encoded by the exons ATGTACACTGTGGATGATCTGATCAATTACTCAG TAGAAATGAACGATTCGATACGTGCATTTTCAAGTACTTTTCCGTACGCTGAACAAGCTGCGTACAATTCGCTGATAACAAAGACCTATGAAAAGCGCAGCGGCCCCAACAAAG ATATTAATGTGATAACAGCGACGCAAATTATCGTTTTACTGCTGTTTGCATGTGGTATTATTTTTGCCCTACTAATGTATTGCAAAACGTGCAGCAG TATTTGCAGGTCGGCTCAAACGAGATACATGGAACAAAGTCGATGCAGTAACGGGAATAATCAAACAGACAGCGATTCTTTGTATTGCTGCACAATAAACGATTCCAGGGAGAGACCACCGTCATATACCGAGTCTTGCAACGCCCCACCCCTCTATGGGTCACCCTATAACAGA GCGTCTATGCTCGAACCACCACCAGTCTACCCGGACACTCCTAAATTATCAGATAGGGGGCAAAGCCAAGGCTTCCTAATTACTTATCACAT gAGCAAATTTTACCGCAATTTTTGCGGAGCTTTATGGACAAGTCGACAAGAATCATCTGTAGTTTCACTTTGA
- the LOC117219673 gene encoding uncharacterized protein LOC117219673 isoform X2 produces MYTVDDLINYSEMNDSIRAFSSTFPYAEQAAYNSLITKTYEKRSGPNKDINVITATQIIVLLLFACGIIFALLMYCKTCSSICRSAQTRYMEQSRCSNGNNQTDSDSLYCCTINDSRERPPSYTESCNAPPLYGSPYNRASMLEPPPVYPDTPKLSDRGQSQGFLITYHMSKFYRNFCGALWTSRQESSVVSL; encoded by the exons ATGTACACTGTGGATGATCTGATCAATTACTCAG AAATGAACGATTCGATACGTGCATTTTCAAGTACTTTTCCGTACGCTGAACAAGCTGCGTACAATTCGCTGATAACAAAGACCTATGAAAAGCGCAGCGGCCCCAACAAAG ATATTAATGTGATAACAGCGACGCAAATTATCGTTTTACTGCTGTTTGCATGTGGTATTATTTTTGCCCTACTAATGTATTGCAAAACGTGCAGCAG TATTTGCAGGTCGGCTCAAACGAGATACATGGAACAAAGTCGATGCAGTAACGGGAATAATCAAACAGACAGCGATTCTTTGTATTGCTGCACAATAAACGATTCCAGGGAGAGACCACCGTCATATACCGAGTCTTGCAACGCCCCACCCCTCTATGGGTCACCCTATAACAGA GCGTCTATGCTCGAACCACCACCAGTCTACCCGGACACTCCTAAATTATCAGATAGGGGGCAAAGCCAAGGCTTCCTAATTACTTATCACAT gAGCAAATTTTACCGCAATTTTTGCGGAGCTTTATGGACAAGTCGACAAGAATCATCTGTAGTTTCACTTTGA
- the LOC117219555 gene encoding huntingtin-interacting protein K — protein sequence MADNDVNGDSDEVQQEKSQKKAAKYDSGAADLEKVTDYAEEKEISSSDGFSCALSLIGDQRSKEAAEKKAREKELLKVPIKKEDVDLIIKEMEISRSTAEHTLREHRGNIVEALITLTN from the exons ATGGCGGACAACGATGTCAACGGTGATTCCGATGAGGTTCAGCAGGAGAAATCACAGAAAAAGGCTGCGAAATATGATAGCGGAGCGGCGGATTTGGAAAAAGTTACAGATTACGCGGAGGAGAAAGAAATATCTTCCTCTGATGGATTTTCTTGC GCGTTGAGCTTGATCGGAGACCAAAGAAGTAAGGAAGCAGCGGAGAAGAAGGCCAGAGAAAAGGAATTACTAAAAGTTCCTATTAAAAAGGAAGATGTTGATCTCATT ATAAAAGAGATGGAAATCAGTAGGAGTACCGCGGAGCACACACTCAGAGAACACAGAGGAAACATTGTGGAAGCATTGATTACGTTAACAAACTGA
- the LOC117219673 gene encoding uncharacterized protein LOC117219673 isoform X4 produces the protein MYTVDDLINYSVEMNDSIRAFSSTFPYAEQAAYNSLITKTYEKRSGPNKDINVITATQIIVLLLFACGIIFALLMYCKTCSSICRSAQTRYMEQSRCSNGNNQTDSDSLYCCTINDSRERPPSYTESCNAPPLYGSPYNRASMLEPPPVYPDTPKLSDRGQSQGFLITYHM, from the exons ATGTACACTGTGGATGATCTGATCAATTACTCAG TAGAAATGAACGATTCGATACGTGCATTTTCAAGTACTTTTCCGTACGCTGAACAAGCTGCGTACAATTCGCTGATAACAAAGACCTATGAAAAGCGCAGCGGCCCCAACAAAG ATATTAATGTGATAACAGCGACGCAAATTATCGTTTTACTGCTGTTTGCATGTGGTATTATTTTTGCCCTACTAATGTATTGCAAAACGTGCAGCAG TATTTGCAGGTCGGCTCAAACGAGATACATGGAACAAAGTCGATGCAGTAACGGGAATAATCAAACAGACAGCGATTCTTTGTATTGCTGCACAATAAACGATTCCAGGGAGAGACCACCGTCATATACCGAGTCTTGCAACGCCCCACCCCTCTATGGGTCACCCTATAACAGA GCGTCTATGCTCGAACCACCACCAGTCTACCCGGACACTCCTAAATTATCAGATAGGGGGCAAAGCCAAGGCTTCCTAATTACTTATCACATGTAA
- the Argk1 gene encoding arginine kinase 1 isoform X1: protein MGICESTDEATVEDFKKNSNMVDQAVLDKLEAGFNKLSSTESKSLLKKYLTKEIFDQLKTRKTTLGATLLDVIQSGIENPDSGVGIYAPDAESYTVFADLFDPIIEDYHGGFKKSDKHPPKDFGDVDTLGNLDPAGEFVVSTRVRCGRSLEGYPFNPCLNEAQYKEMEEKVSTTLSGLEGELKGTFYPLTGMSKEVQQKLIDDHFLFKEGDRFLQAANACRYWPTGRGIFHNDAKTFLVWCNEEDHLRIISMQMGGDLGQVYRRLVTAVNDIEKRLPFSHNDRLGFLTFCPTNLGTTVRASVHIKVPKLAANKEKLEEVASKFNLQVRGTRGEHTEAEGGIYDISNKRRLGLTEYQAVKEMHDGIAELIKIEKEL, encoded by the exons ATGGGCATATGCGAGTCAACGGATGAGGCGACTGTCGAGGACTT CAAGAAAAACAGCAACATGGTGGACCAGGCAGTTCTGGACAAGCTCGAGGCTGGCTTCAACAAGCTGTCCAGCACGGAGAGCAAGTCGCTGCTGAAGAAGTATCTGACGAAGGAGATCTTCGATCAGCTGAAAACAAGGAAGACCACGTTGGGCGCCACCCTTCTCGATGTGATCCAGTCCGGTATCGAGAACCCCGACTCCGGCGTCGGAATCTACGCTCCCGATGCCGAATCCTACACGGTATTCGCCGATCTGTTCGACCCCATCATCGAGGACTACCACGGTGGCTTCAAGAAGTCCGACAAGCACCCGCCGAAAGATTTCGGTGATGTCGACACTCTTGGAAACTTGGACCCGGCT GGCGAGTTTGTAGTTTCCACACGCGTCAGATGCGGGCGATCCTTGGAAGGCTATCCGTTCAACCCCTGCTTGAACGAAGCTCAGTACAAGGAGATGGAGGAGAAGGTCTCCACCACTCTGTCCGGCCTGGAAGGCGAGCTCAAGGGAACTTTCTACCCTCTGACCGGCATGAGCAAAGAGGTCCAGCAGAAGCTGATCGACGACCACTTCCTCTTCAAGGAGGGCGACCGATTCTTGCAGGCTGCTAACGCCTGCCGCTACTGGCCCACCGGCCGTGGCATTTTCCACAACGACGCCAAGACTTTCTTGGTCTGGTGTAACGAAGAGGATCATCTGCGTATCATTTCCATGCAGATGGGTGGTGATCTTGGACAG GTCTACCGGCGTCTGGTGACCGCCGTCAACGACATCGAGAAACGACTTCCGTTCTCCCACAACGATCGTCTAGGTTTCTTGACTTTCTGCCCGACAAACTTGGGCACCACCGTGCGCGCCTCTGTGCACATCAAGGTGCCCAAGCTGGCCGCGAACAAAGAGAAACTCGAAGAGGTCGCGTCGAAGTTCAATCTTCAGGTCCGCGGCACCCGTGGAGAGCACACCGAAGCGGAGGGCGGCATTTATGACATTTCCAACAAGCGGCGTCTCGGTCTGACCGAGTACCAGGCTGTGAAGGAGATGCACGACGGCATCGCCGAGCTGATCAAGATCGAGAAGGAGCTCTAA
- the Argk1 gene encoding arginine kinase 1 isoform X3 — protein sequence MVDQAVLDKLEAGFNKLSSTESKSLLKKYLTKEIFDQLKTRKTTLGATLLDVIQSGIENPDSGVGIYAPDAESYTVFADLFDPIIEDYHGGFKKSDKHPPKDFGDVDTLGNLDPAGEFVVSTRVRCGRSLEGYPFNPCLNEAQYKEMEEKVSTTLSGLEGELKGTFYPLTGMSKEVQQKLIDDHFLFKEGDRFLQAANACRYWPTGRGIFHNDAKTFLVWCNEEDHLRIISMQMGGDLGQVYRRLVTAVNDIEKRLPFSHNDRLGFLTFCPTNLGTTVRASVHIKVPKLAANKEKLEEVASKFNLQVRGTRGEHTEAEGGIYDISNKRRLGLTEYQAVKEMHDGIAELIKIEKEL from the exons ATGGTGGACCAGGCAGTTCTGGACAAGCTCGAGGCTGGCTTCAACAAGCTGTCCAGCACGGAGAGCAAGTCGCTGCTGAAGAAGTATCTGACGAAGGAGATCTTCGATCAGCTGAAAACAAGGAAGACCACGTTGGGCGCCACCCTTCTCGATGTGATCCAGTCCGGTATCGAGAACCCCGACTCCGGCGTCGGAATCTACGCTCCCGATGCCGAATCCTACACGGTATTCGCCGATCTGTTCGACCCCATCATCGAGGACTACCACGGTGGCTTCAAGAAGTCCGACAAGCACCCGCCGAAAGATTTCGGTGATGTCGACACTCTTGGAAACTTGGACCCGGCT GGCGAGTTTGTAGTTTCCACACGCGTCAGATGCGGGCGATCCTTGGAAGGCTATCCGTTCAACCCCTGCTTGAACGAAGCTCAGTACAAGGAGATGGAGGAGAAGGTCTCCACCACTCTGTCCGGCCTGGAAGGCGAGCTCAAGGGAACTTTCTACCCTCTGACCGGCATGAGCAAAGAGGTCCAGCAGAAGCTGATCGACGACCACTTCCTCTTCAAGGAGGGCGACCGATTCTTGCAGGCTGCTAACGCCTGCCGCTACTGGCCCACCGGCCGTGGCATTTTCCACAACGACGCCAAGACTTTCTTGGTCTGGTGTAACGAAGAGGATCATCTGCGTATCATTTCCATGCAGATGGGTGGTGATCTTGGACAG GTCTACCGGCGTCTGGTGACCGCCGTCAACGACATCGAGAAACGACTTCCGTTCTCCCACAACGATCGTCTAGGTTTCTTGACTTTCTGCCCGACAAACTTGGGCACCACCGTGCGCGCCTCTGTGCACATCAAGGTGCCCAAGCTGGCCGCGAACAAAGAGAAACTCGAAGAGGTCGCGTCGAAGTTCAATCTTCAGGTCCGCGGCACCCGTGGAGAGCACACCGAAGCGGAGGGCGGCATTTATGACATTTCCAACAAGCGGCGTCTCGGTCTGACCGAGTACCAGGCTGTGAAGGAGATGCACGACGGCATCGCCGAGCTGATCAAGATCGAGAAGGAGCTCTAA
- the Argk1 gene encoding arginine kinase 1 isoform X2 — translation MGGCTSKDTTSSDDKKNSNMVDQAVLDKLEAGFNKLSSTESKSLLKKYLTKEIFDQLKTRKTTLGATLLDVIQSGIENPDSGVGIYAPDAESYTVFADLFDPIIEDYHGGFKKSDKHPPKDFGDVDTLGNLDPAGEFVVSTRVRCGRSLEGYPFNPCLNEAQYKEMEEKVSTTLSGLEGELKGTFYPLTGMSKEVQQKLIDDHFLFKEGDRFLQAANACRYWPTGRGIFHNDAKTFLVWCNEEDHLRIISMQMGGDLGQVYRRLVTAVNDIEKRLPFSHNDRLGFLTFCPTNLGTTVRASVHIKVPKLAANKEKLEEVASKFNLQVRGTRGEHTEAEGGIYDISNKRRLGLTEYQAVKEMHDGIAELIKIEKEL, via the exons atggGCGGATGTACATCGAAGGATACCACCTCCAGCGACGA CAAGAAAAACAGCAACATGGTGGACCAGGCAGTTCTGGACAAGCTCGAGGCTGGCTTCAACAAGCTGTCCAGCACGGAGAGCAAGTCGCTGCTGAAGAAGTATCTGACGAAGGAGATCTTCGATCAGCTGAAAACAAGGAAGACCACGTTGGGCGCCACCCTTCTCGATGTGATCCAGTCCGGTATCGAGAACCCCGACTCCGGCGTCGGAATCTACGCTCCCGATGCCGAATCCTACACGGTATTCGCCGATCTGTTCGACCCCATCATCGAGGACTACCACGGTGGCTTCAAGAAGTCCGACAAGCACCCGCCGAAAGATTTCGGTGATGTCGACACTCTTGGAAACTTGGACCCGGCT GGCGAGTTTGTAGTTTCCACACGCGTCAGATGCGGGCGATCCTTGGAAGGCTATCCGTTCAACCCCTGCTTGAACGAAGCTCAGTACAAGGAGATGGAGGAGAAGGTCTCCACCACTCTGTCCGGCCTGGAAGGCGAGCTCAAGGGAACTTTCTACCCTCTGACCGGCATGAGCAAAGAGGTCCAGCAGAAGCTGATCGACGACCACTTCCTCTTCAAGGAGGGCGACCGATTCTTGCAGGCTGCTAACGCCTGCCGCTACTGGCCCACCGGCCGTGGCATTTTCCACAACGACGCCAAGACTTTCTTGGTCTGGTGTAACGAAGAGGATCATCTGCGTATCATTTCCATGCAGATGGGTGGTGATCTTGGACAG GTCTACCGGCGTCTGGTGACCGCCGTCAACGACATCGAGAAACGACTTCCGTTCTCCCACAACGATCGTCTAGGTTTCTTGACTTTCTGCCCGACAAACTTGGGCACCACCGTGCGCGCCTCTGTGCACATCAAGGTGCCCAAGCTGGCCGCGAACAAAGAGAAACTCGAAGAGGTCGCGTCGAAGTTCAATCTTCAGGTCCGCGGCACCCGTGGAGAGCACACCGAAGCGGAGGGCGGCATTTATGACATTTCCAACAAGCGGCGTCTCGGTCTGACCGAGTACCAGGCTGTGAAGGAGATGCACGACGGCATCGCCGAGCTGATCAAGATCGAGAAGGAGCTCTAA